One segment of Acidovorax sp. DW039 DNA contains the following:
- a CDS encoding acyl-homoserine-lactone synthase, whose translation MHIISGTVNTITSDVIIKLGQYRHKVFVETLGWPLPVESQLEFDQFDRSDTQYLIAFNQNRQIIGTGRLLPCNKPYLLADVFPELMEGGSIPRGADVWELSRFASMDFSGGHTPQAAAQFHSPTSPVLLQAALDLAAQAGVSRLITVSPLGIERILRRLGFSACRAAPPRRVGGELLFACWIDVPKAKPAPNPYALVPSIDLFRAEVEQRAVF comes from the coding sequence ATGCATATCATTTCGGGAACCGTTAACACCATTACTTCGGACGTCATTATCAAATTGGGGCAATACCGGCACAAGGTATTTGTCGAGACTCTGGGCTGGCCGTTGCCGGTCGAATCCCAGCTGGAGTTTGACCAGTTTGATCGCAGTGATACCCAGTACCTGATTGCCTTCAATCAGAACCGCCAGATCATCGGCACCGGCCGACTGTTGCCGTGCAACAAGCCCTATCTGCTGGCGGATGTGTTTCCTGAGCTGATGGAGGGCGGCTCTATTCCCCGAGGGGCGGATGTGTGGGAGCTTTCGCGGTTCGCTTCCATGGACTTTTCAGGGGGGCACACCCCCCAGGCTGCGGCCCAGTTCCATTCGCCCACTTCGCCTGTGCTGCTGCAGGCGGCGCTCGATCTGGCCGCCCAGGCCGGTGTCTCCCGGCTGATTACTGTGTCGCCACTGGGCATTGAGCGCATCCTGCGCCGCCTGGGCTTTTCGGCCTGCCGCGCGGCCCCCCCACGCCGCGTGGGAGGCGAGCTGCTGTTTGCCTGCTGGATTGATGTGCCCAAGGCCAAGCCCGCTCCCAACCCTTATGCGCTGGTGCCCTCCATCGACCTGTTCAGGGCAGAGGTGGAGCAGCGTGCCGTTTTCTGA
- a CDS encoding 4'-phosphopantetheinyl transferase superfamily protein: MSLPTLRSSDVAVIALWFCALQPLAGSPLLPRYWRMLHAQEQTQYLRLRRPADRLRYLVTRALVRTVLSEQAAVLPEQWQFGHTPHGKPVVTGPAGLPAGLDFSVSHTDELIVLALHRQGSVGVDAERWQGRTPPFEVTPVLLTPAEQQALSSLPACDQALRFFQYWSLKEAYVKALGMGLSHPLTAFSFRFDSPGALQFFSDEGGGVCGGARWCFWQLEVQGHCIAVCADVAGQPPALQARMAQPLQGSTPLELCVAWSTDTCSTATPAILGATSCMGLGAIKKRSCQRLIVKR, translated from the coding sequence GTGTCATTGCCCACGCTGCGGAGCAGTGATGTCGCCGTGATAGCGCTGTGGTTCTGCGCCCTGCAACCGCTGGCAGGATCGCCCCTGCTGCCGCGTTACTGGCGGATGCTGCACGCCCAAGAGCAGACGCAATACCTGCGGCTGCGCCGCCCTGCAGACCGTCTGCGCTACCTTGTGACCCGCGCGCTGGTGCGCACGGTGCTGTCAGAGCAGGCGGCCGTGTTGCCTGAGCAATGGCAGTTTGGCCACACGCCGCACGGCAAGCCGGTGGTGACCGGCCCCGCAGGGTTGCCTGCCGGGCTGGACTTCAGCGTGTCGCATACCGACGAGCTGATCGTGCTGGCGCTGCACCGGCAAGGCAGCGTGGGGGTAGACGCAGAGCGCTGGCAAGGCCGCACGCCCCCTTTCGAGGTCACACCGGTGCTGCTCACACCGGCCGAGCAGCAGGCGCTGAGCAGCCTGCCAGCCTGCGACCAAGCGCTGCGGTTCTTTCAGTACTGGTCCTTGAAAGAGGCTTACGTCAAAGCCCTGGGCATGGGCCTTTCGCACCCGCTGACGGCGTTTTCCTTCCGCTTTGACTCACCGGGGGCACTGCAGTTTTTCAGCGATGAAGGCGGAGGTGTTTGCGGTGGTGCCCGGTGGTGCTTCTGGCAGTTGGAGGTGCAAGGCCATTGCATCGCGGTGTGCGCCGACGTGGCAGGCCAGCCCCCAGCGCTGCAGGCCCGCATGGCGCAGCCATTGCAGGGCAGCACACCTCTGGAGCTGTGTGTGGCATGGAGCACGGACACCTGCTCCACTGCCACCCCCGCCATCCTGGGCGCGACAAGCTGCATGGGGTTGGGTGCTATCAAAAAAAGAAGCTGCCAGCGCTTGATAGTAAAGCGCTAG
- a CDS encoding tripartite tricarboxylate transporter substrate binding protein yields MAAGTGTVALAQAYPNKPIKVVVPFAPGGATDVLARVLAEKMTVGLGQPMVIDNKPGAAGIIGTDAVAKAAPDGYTLLLALSNSMLTNQFLYTKLPYSPEKDIAPVYQIAIAPLVLVAHPSVPVATGPELLKYIAANKGKVAYGSYGTGAYPHLAGAYMSQSQNADMSHVAYRGEAPMVQDLLGGQIQIGFASALQVKAHIDAGKLKAIGVSGERRMSTLPNVPTLAEQGLNDEAYRVAGWLAVGAPAGTPPAVLERIATEVRKATEQPDVAQRIAAMGFDVQKSSPALFAAAMNKERPVWERLIKASGAKLD; encoded by the coding sequence ATGGCGGCTGGCACCGGCACGGTAGCACTGGCACAGGCTTACCCCAACAAGCCCATCAAGGTGGTGGTGCCCTTCGCCCCCGGCGGGGCCACCGATGTGCTGGCCCGCGTGCTGGCCGAAAAGATGACCGTGGGCCTGGGCCAGCCCATGGTCATCGACAACAAGCCCGGCGCGGCCGGCATCATCGGCACCGACGCCGTAGCCAAGGCCGCACCCGACGGCTACACCCTGCTGCTGGCGCTGAGCAACTCCATGCTCACCAACCAGTTCCTCTACACCAAGCTGCCCTACAGCCCCGAGAAGGATATTGCGCCCGTCTACCAGATCGCGATTGCGCCGCTGGTGCTGGTGGCCCACCCCAGCGTGCCGGTGGCCACGGGGCCAGAGCTGCTCAAGTACATCGCCGCGAACAAAGGCAAAGTGGCTTATGGCTCGTATGGCACGGGGGCCTACCCGCATCTGGCCGGGGCTTACATGAGCCAGTCGCAAAACGCGGACATGAGCCATGTGGCCTACCGTGGTGAAGCCCCCATGGTGCAAGACCTGCTGGGCGGGCAGATCCAGATCGGCTTTGCCAGCGCTCTGCAGGTCAAGGCCCACATCGACGCAGGCAAGCTCAAGGCGATTGGCGTGAGCGGCGAGCGCCGCATGAGCACCCTGCCCAACGTGCCCACGCTGGCCGAGCAGGGCCTCAATGACGAGGCCTACCGCGTGGCAGGCTGGCTGGCCGTTGGTGCGCCCGCAGGCACGCCACCCGCCGTGCTGGAGCGCATTGCCACCGAGGTGCGCAAAGCCACCGAACAGCCCGACGTGGCCCAGCGCATTGCAGCCATGGGGTTTGATGTGCAAAAAAGCTCGCCCGCGCTGTTCGCTGCGGCCATGAACAAAGAGCGGCCGGTGTGGGAGCGTCTGATCAAAGCCTCAGGGGCCAAGCTGGACTGA
- a CDS encoding MbtH family protein: MTHPLDNSQGEFLVLDNAQGQTSLWPAFLKIPDGWRVVHGVETVEACRTFIESRVQAVRVIAHAAEQ, encoded by the coding sequence ATGACCCATCCCCTCGACAACTCCCAGGGTGAATTCCTGGTGCTCGACAACGCCCAGGGGCAGACCTCGCTGTGGCCTGCCTTCCTGAAAATACCTGACGGCTGGCGTGTGGTCCATGGTGTGGAAACCGTGGAGGCGTGTCGCACCTTTATCGAGTCGCGGGTTCAGGCGGTCCGTGTCATTGCCCACGCTGCGGAGCAGTGA
- a CDS encoding glycosyltransferase produces the protein MARYLLAATAMPGHVMPLLAVARHLVGAGHQVCFHTASAFKAQVERTGAVFEPLVAEIDHDHRALEQKFPQQRQLPPGPARLCFGLKHFFADAIGPQYQGLRNILQRFAADAILTDTMFCGTFPLLLGPRHERPPVVALGITALALSSADTAAFGTGMAPPTTPQARQQCRTMQQTLQRTVFGDVQRHFDAVLQRMGRPPLPAFFTDAMVTLPDLYLQLTAQAFEYPRSDLPATVQFVGPLLAPPAQGFTPPPWWPELSDGRTVVLVTQGTLANDDPQQLIVPTLKALAGQPHLHVIATTGGPVPPELAAMAPANARIMDFVPYGELLPKVQVMVTNGGYGSVNHALSLGIPLVVAGATEEKPEIAARVAWAGAGINLRTGRPSTRAIADAVHLLLADTSYRERAQALSQALRRHDALAEITQALQSLHSAPAVQALAA, from the coding sequence ATGGCACGCTATCTTCTTGCCGCCACGGCCATGCCGGGCCATGTCATGCCCCTGCTGGCCGTGGCCCGCCATCTGGTGGGCGCAGGGCACCAGGTCTGCTTTCACACCGCCAGTGCCTTCAAGGCGCAGGTGGAGCGCACCGGGGCCGTGTTTGAGCCCCTGGTGGCCGAGATTGACCACGACCACCGCGCGCTGGAGCAGAAGTTTCCGCAGCAGCGGCAACTGCCGCCCGGCCCGGCGCGGCTGTGCTTTGGCCTGAAGCACTTCTTTGCCGATGCCATTGGCCCCCAGTACCAGGGGCTGCGCAACATCCTGCAGCGCTTTGCGGCCGATGCCATCCTGACCGACACCATGTTCTGCGGCACCTTTCCCCTGCTGCTGGGGCCGCGGCATGAGCGGCCCCCGGTGGTGGCGCTGGGCATCACTGCGCTGGCGCTGTCCAGCGCCGACACCGCCGCCTTTGGCACCGGCATGGCCCCACCCACCACGCCGCAGGCACGGCAGCAATGCCGCACCATGCAGCAAACGCTGCAGCGCACCGTGTTTGGCGATGTGCAGCGCCACTTTGATGCCGTGCTGCAGCGCATGGGCCGCCCCCCGCTGCCCGCGTTCTTTACCGACGCCATGGTGACCCTGCCAGACCTCTACTTGCAGCTCACCGCCCAGGCGTTTGAATATCCGCGCAGCGACCTGCCCGCTACCGTGCAGTTTGTGGGGCCGCTGCTGGCCCCGCCCGCGCAGGGCTTCACGCCGCCGCCCTGGTGGCCCGAGCTGAGCGATGGCCGCACCGTGGTGCTGGTCACCCAGGGCACGCTGGCCAACGACGATCCGCAGCAGCTCATCGTGCCCACACTCAAGGCGCTGGCAGGCCAGCCCCACCTGCATGTGATAGCCACCACGGGCGGCCCCGTGCCGCCCGAGCTGGCGGCCATGGCCCCGGCCAATGCGCGCATCATGGACTTTGTGCCTTATGGCGAGTTGCTGCCCAAGGTGCAGGTCATGGTCACCAACGGGGGCTACGGCTCGGTCAACCATGCCCTCAGCCTGGGCATACCGCTGGTGGTGGCCGGTGCCACGGAAGAAAAGCCCGAGATTGCCGCCCGCGTGGCCTGGGCGGGCGCGGGCATCAACCTGCGCACCGGGCGGCCCAGTACCCGTGCCATTGCCGATGCGGTGCACCTGCTGCTGGCAGACACCTCCTACCGCGAGCGCGCCCAGGCGCTGTCGCAGGCTTTGCGCCGCCACGACGCGCTGGCAGAGATCACCCAGGCATTGCAGTCGCTGCACTCTGCACCTGCCGTGCAGGCCTTGGCCGCCTGA
- a CDS encoding amino acid adenylation domain-containing protein has protein sequence MHTFSPLAETRPLTSAQMGMWLGSKLASRDANLNLAEAIDIHGPLSHELFLAALRIVSREAETVRLRFIDTPQGPRQQLQPEFNGSFPVVDFSGEADPRHAADRWMAADYTQKQDLASGQLWLCALLRLAPDHHVWYHRAHHIVLDGYGGGLMARRVADVYNALSRGQPLPEASSLAPLSVLWEEDSHYRTSERALRDRKYWMEQFHDRPAPFTLAQGRSVNVGGLLRRTVYWPAARVNALREIALQHDGTLPQILIAATAAYLYRVTGVSDLVVGVPVTARYTDRMRRTPGMAANALPLRLRMRPDLPFTDLLREVGKQMRQLLRHQAYRYEQLREDLGLLADNHQLFTTVINVEPFDYDLQFGEQPARLRNLSNGTAQDLGIFLYERGNGQDLQIDFDANPALYTGKVLADHQARLLRLLDALALAPGQAVGLLDILHDAEREQVLHGWNATAHPHPRAHLTELVEAGLAQQPDAIALRFEGQSMTRAELDRRAQRWADHLATLGAGPERIVALAIPRSLELMVALVAVLKSGAAYLPVDPDFPADRLAYMLEDAQPVCLMTTAGLTDRFDAAIPRCLLDGPEPEVSKTQRVPVPIDASHPAYVIYTSGSTGRPKGVVVSHGAIVNRLRWMQAEYGLRADDRVLQKTPSSFDVSVWEFFWPLMTQATLVLARPGGHREPDYLARLITQEAITTIHFVPSMLEVFLMEPAAARCTSLRRVMCSGEALPVPLVESFHRTLGCELHNLYGPTEAAVDVTAWHCTPQACAGLARIPIGKPIWNTQMYVLDACLQPVPPGVTGELYIAGDGLARGYLNRSALTAERFIANPHGPEGSRMYRTGDLALWRDDGTIDFLGRADHQVKLHGLRIELGEIEATLQSHPQVLQAAVVVREAAPGDRMLVAYCVMEGGTEIDTAALRAHLAQHLPDYMLPSAFVAMESLPLGPSGKLDRKALPAPVMTVHEIHYVGPRTPTEKALADLWCKALKLERVGVHDNFFDLGGHSLLAIQLGMQIRDRLHPDFPPAELYSRPSIAELAQWLENAEAENPTIDLMTQIVLPDHIGAPQGLQPPAAAAQKVFLTGASGFVGSYLLATLLRDTAATVVCHVRAPDEAAGRERLQQTLAERQLNVPWDDRRIQVVTGDLAAPHLGMSTAAVRQVQDECDAIYHCAAQVDYLHPYATLKPANVDSLIALLEWTVQGRPKALHFVSTLAVIGMNPETAIVNEGAALATPEGLVGGYAQSKWVADCLARAAQARGLPVTIYRLGSVTGDHQNAACNEMDVFWRVARLYADMETIPDLDLPLNLTPVDDVASAIVRLGQQRDAWGQIYHLLGSQPLHVRDVCEVFEQIGRPLQKAGLDEWLEQAHQRLAVTQDHDLAALLAILNGYDPQGQVPVLCGQATQARLDRMGSPIRPVDRPLLQRYFQNLGIGQTPSQPMLS, from the coding sequence ATGCATACCTTCTCTCCTCTTGCTGAAACCCGGCCGCTGACTTCTGCACAGATGGGCATGTGGCTTGGTTCCAAGCTGGCATCGCGTGATGCCAACCTCAACCTGGCCGAGGCCATCGATATCCACGGCCCCCTGTCGCACGAACTGTTTCTGGCGGCGCTGCGCATCGTCAGCCGGGAGGCGGAAACCGTGCGGCTGCGCTTCATCGACACCCCGCAGGGCCCGCGCCAGCAGCTCCAGCCGGAGTTCAACGGCTCGTTCCCCGTCGTCGATTTCAGTGGCGAAGCAGACCCGCGCCACGCCGCAGATCGGTGGATGGCAGCCGACTACACCCAGAAGCAGGACCTGGCGAGCGGACAGCTGTGGCTGTGTGCGTTGCTGCGCCTGGCACCTGACCATCACGTCTGGTACCACCGCGCTCACCACATCGTGCTCGATGGGTATGGCGGCGGTCTGATGGCCCGCCGTGTGGCGGACGTGTACAACGCCCTGTCGCGGGGGCAGCCGTTGCCTGAGGCATCGTCGCTGGCACCGCTGTCTGTGCTGTGGGAAGAAGACAGCCACTACCGCACATCGGAGCGTGCGCTGCGCGATCGCAAGTACTGGATGGAGCAATTCCACGACCGGCCCGCGCCCTTCACCCTGGCGCAAGGGCGCAGCGTGAACGTGGGGGGACTGTTGCGTCGCACCGTGTACTGGCCTGCAGCGCGGGTCAATGCACTGCGCGAGATCGCACTCCAGCACGACGGCACTCTGCCCCAGATCCTGATTGCAGCCACGGCGGCCTACCTGTACCGGGTGACAGGAGTGTCCGACCTCGTTGTGGGCGTGCCCGTCACTGCACGCTACACCGATCGCATGCGCCGCACCCCGGGCATGGCCGCCAACGCCTTGCCCCTGCGCCTGCGCATGCGGCCCGATCTGCCGTTTACCGACCTGCTGCGTGAAGTGGGCAAGCAGATGCGCCAGCTGCTGCGGCACCAGGCCTACCGCTACGAGCAGTTGCGCGAGGACCTGGGCCTGCTGGCAGACAACCATCAGCTCTTCACCACCGTCATCAACGTGGAGCCGTTCGATTACGACCTCCAATTTGGCGAGCAGCCCGCGCGCCTGCGCAACCTCTCCAACGGCACGGCGCAAGACCTGGGCATCTTTTTGTACGAGCGTGGCAACGGTCAGGATCTGCAGATCGACTTTGATGCCAATCCCGCCCTCTACACCGGCAAGGTGCTGGCAGACCATCAGGCCCGCCTGCTCCGGCTGCTGGACGCTCTCGCACTGGCACCGGGTCAGGCCGTGGGGCTGCTGGACATCCTCCACGATGCAGAGCGTGAACAGGTGCTGCATGGCTGGAACGCCACGGCCCATCCACACCCCCGAGCCCACCTGACCGAACTAGTGGAGGCAGGCCTGGCCCAGCAACCCGATGCGATTGCGCTGCGCTTTGAAGGCCAGTCCATGACCCGGGCTGAGCTGGACCGCCGGGCCCAGCGCTGGGCAGACCATCTGGCAACCTTGGGTGCAGGGCCTGAGCGCATCGTGGCGCTGGCCATCCCCCGCTCACTGGAGCTGATGGTGGCGCTGGTGGCGGTGCTCAAGAGCGGTGCCGCCTACCTGCCTGTGGACCCCGACTTTCCCGCGGACCGCCTCGCCTACATGCTGGAAGATGCCCAGCCCGTCTGCCTGATGACGACCGCAGGCCTGACGGACCGCTTTGATGCCGCCATTCCCCGCTGCCTGCTGGATGGCCCGGAGCCCGAGGTGAGCAAGACCCAGCGCGTGCCTGTGCCCATCGACGCATCGCACCCTGCCTATGTCATCTACACCTCCGGCTCCACCGGCCGGCCAAAGGGCGTGGTGGTGAGCCATGGGGCCATCGTCAACCGCCTGCGCTGGATGCAGGCGGAATATGGCCTGCGGGCCGATGACCGCGTGCTGCAGAAAACGCCGTCGAGCTTCGACGTTTCCGTGTGGGAATTCTTCTGGCCCCTCATGACGCAGGCCACTCTGGTGCTGGCGCGCCCCGGCGGTCACCGCGAGCCCGACTACCTGGCCCGCCTGATCACACAGGAAGCCATCACCACCATCCACTTTGTGCCGTCCATGCTGGAGGTGTTTCTGATGGAGCCTGCTGCCGCGCGCTGCACATCGCTGCGCCGCGTGATGTGCAGTGGCGAGGCGCTGCCCGTGCCGCTGGTGGAGAGCTTTCACCGCACGCTGGGCTGTGAGCTGCACAACCTCTACGGCCCCACCGAGGCGGCGGTGGATGTCACGGCCTGGCACTGCACACCGCAGGCCTGTGCCGGCCTAGCGCGCATTCCGATTGGCAAGCCCATCTGGAACACACAGATGTACGTGCTCGATGCCTGCCTGCAACCCGTGCCCCCCGGCGTGACGGGTGAGCTGTACATCGCAGGCGACGGGCTGGCGCGCGGCTACCTGAACCGCAGCGCGCTCACGGCCGAGCGCTTCATTGCCAACCCCCACGGTCCTGAAGGCAGCCGCATGTACCGCACGGGCGACCTGGCCCTGTGGCGTGATGACGGCACCATCGACTTTCTGGGCCGCGCAGACCATCAGGTCAAACTGCACGGCCTGCGCATCGAGCTGGGCGAGATCGAGGCCACGCTGCAAAGCCACCCGCAGGTGCTGCAGGCCGCCGTGGTGGTGCGTGAGGCAGCGCCCGGCGACCGCATGCTGGTGGCGTACTGCGTGATGGAGGGCGGCACCGAAATCGATACCGCCGCCCTGCGCGCCCATCTGGCCCAGCATCTGCCGGACTACATGCTGCCCAGCGCCTTCGTGGCCATGGAGTCCCTGCCCCTGGGCCCCAGCGGCAAGCTGGACCGCAAGGCGTTGCCTGCTCCTGTCATGACCGTGCATGAAATTCACTACGTGGGCCCGCGCACACCCACCGAAAAGGCCTTGGCCGACCTCTGGTGCAAGGCCCTCAAGCTCGAACGTGTGGGCGTGCACGACAACTTCTTCGACCTGGGCGGTCATTCCCTGCTGGCCATCCAGCTGGGCATGCAGATCCGCGACCGCCTGCACCCGGACTTTCCGCCTGCGGAGCTGTACAGCCGCCCCTCCATTGCCGAGCTGGCGCAATGGCTGGAAAACGCCGAGGCGGAGAACCCCACCATCGACCTCATGACACAGATCGTGCTGCCCGATCACATCGGCGCCCCGCAGGGGCTGCAGCCTCCGGCGGCTGCGGCGCAAAAAGTCTTCCTGACGGGCGCGAGCGGCTTTGTCGGCAGCTACCTGCTGGCCACGCTGCTGCGGGACACGGCCGCCACGGTGGTCTGCCATGTGCGCGCCCCGGACGAGGCCGCAGGCCGCGAGCGTCTGCAGCAGACGCTGGCCGAGCGCCAACTGAACGTGCCGTGGGACGACCGCCGCATCCAGGTGGTGACGGGTGATCTGGCCGCCCCCCATCTGGGCATGAGCACGGCCGCCGTGCGCCAGGTTCAGGACGAGTGCGATGCCATCTACCACTGCGCGGCCCAGGTGGACTATTTGCATCCTTACGCCACACTCAAGCCTGCCAATGTGGACAGCCTCATTGCCCTGCTGGAGTGGACGGTGCAGGGGCGGCCCAAGGCCCTGCATTTCGTCTCCACCCTGGCCGTGATCGGCATGAACCCCGAGACCGCCATCGTCAACGAAGGGGCAGCGCTGGCCACGCCAGAAGGCCTGGTGGGCGGTTACGCGCAGAGCAAGTGGGTGGCCGATTGCCTGGCCCGCGCCGCGCAGGCCCGGGGCCTGCCCGTCACCATCTACCGGCTGGGCTCGGTCACGGGCGACCACCAGAACGCCGCCTGCAACGAGATGGACGTCTTCTGGCGCGTGGCCCGGCTGTATGCCGACATGGAGACCATCCCCGATCTGGACCTGCCCTTGAACCTGACCCCTGTGGACGACGTGGCCAGCGCCATCGTCCGCCTGGGGCAGCAGCGCGACGCCTGGGGGCAGATCTACCACCTGCTGGGCAGCCAGCCCCTGCATGTGCGTGATGTGTGCGAGGTGTTCGAGCAGATTGGCAGGCCCCTGCAAAAGGCTGGGCTGGATGAGTGGCTGGAGCAGGCGCACCAGCGCCTGGCCGTCACGCAGGACCATGACCTCGCAGCCTTGCTTGCCATTCTCAACGGCTACGACCCTCAGGGGCAGGTGCCCGTGCTGTGCGGCCAGGCCACGCAGGCGCGGCTGGACCGCATGGGCTCGCCCATTCGCCCGGTAGACCGGCCTTTGCTGCAGCGCTACTTCCAGAACCTGGGCATTGGCCAGACGCCGTCCCAGCCCATGTTGTCCTGA
- a CDS encoding autoinducer binding domain-containing protein produces MDIWAQNVLQISAWTSDDVQGLFGHIQQAAQDLGFEYCAYGLQMPLPLTRPKTILLNNYPVAWQKRYREAGFLAIDPTVAQGRRSRLPIVWNEALFARTPEFLEEAQGCGLRVGWAQSSLDLNGVIGMLTLARTGEPLQSAELQAKQTRMQWLVQISHQIIGSRYIRQLRDSDIPQLTPREIEILKWYADGKTASDIGNILNISVDTVKFHTKNCVSKLGAPNKTAAVVRAVMMGLLA; encoded by the coding sequence ATGGATATCTGGGCGCAAAACGTACTGCAGATTTCCGCGTGGACGTCGGACGATGTTCAGGGCCTGTTTGGCCACATTCAACAGGCGGCGCAAGACCTGGGCTTTGAGTACTGCGCCTATGGCCTGCAAATGCCGTTGCCGCTGACCCGGCCCAAGACCATTTTGCTGAACAACTACCCCGTGGCGTGGCAAAAGCGCTACCGCGAAGCCGGCTTTTTGGCCATTGATCCGACGGTGGCGCAGGGCCGGCGCAGTCGGCTTCCCATCGTCTGGAACGAAGCGCTGTTTGCTCGCACCCCCGAGTTTCTGGAAGAAGCCCAAGGCTGCGGTCTGCGCGTGGGCTGGGCGCAGTCCAGTCTGGACCTCAATGGTGTCATTGGCATGCTCACGCTGGCCCGCACGGGCGAGCCTTTGCAAAGCGCCGAATTGCAGGCCAAGCAGACGCGCATGCAGTGGCTGGTGCAGATATCTCACCAGATTATTGGCAGCAGATATATTCGCCAGTTGCGTGATTCTGATATTCCCCAGCTCACGCCCCGAGAAATCGAGATATTGAAATGGTATGCGGATGGTAAAACCGCATCGGATATCGGGAATATATTGAATATCTCCGTTGATACCGTGAAATTCCACACCAAGAACTGCGTATCAAAGCTCGGTGCTCCCAACAAGACTGCGGCGGTGGTCCGCGCCGTGATGATGGGGCTTCTGGCGTGA